The following coding sequences lie in one bacterium genomic window:
- a CDS encoding FliH/SctL family protein, protein MGKNRINTNAGMIIKKNKNSSNSPLNSNQPQQKTGLNPQPAEKKPPIPSFQQPLIKERQERRRGDRRRGYRRTEDRNLISRAQEEANAIKESAAKEGFEYGIEISKEELKKLNLAITELLQTKEKAIGQAAPDIAFLAVKVAEKVIKKQLEIDDTIVLNIVSEVIKSLGKGETNILIRTNPADAALIQKNIPDLYPYGDSNTKITVIKDEKVDWGSCIVETKSGIIDARFSTQLQILQKALEIGL, encoded by the coding sequence ATGGGTAAAAATAGGATCAACACGAATGCCGGTATGATAATCAAAAAAAATAAAAATAGTTCAAATTCTCCTTTAAATTCAAATCAACCTCAACAAAAAACTGGTTTGAATCCTCAACCTGCTGAAAAAAAACCACCTATCCCGTCATTTCAACAGCCTTTGATAAAAGAAAGACAAGAAAGACGACGAGGCGACAGAAGAAGAGGCTATAGACGCACCGAGGACAGAAATCTTATTTCCAGAGCGCAGGAAGAAGCTAACGCAATCAAAGAATCTGCGGCAAAAGAAGGTTTTGAATACGGTATCGAAATTTCCAAAGAAGAATTAAAAAAGCTAAATCTGGCTATTACAGAACTTCTTCAAACGAAAGAAAAAGCTATAGGGCAAGCTGCTCCTGATATTGCATTTTTAGCGGTAAAAGTTGCCGAAAAAGTAATAAAAAAACAGCTCGAAATCGATGACACAATTGTTTTAAACATAGTATCAGAGGTGATAAAATCTTTAGGTAAAGGTGAAACAAACATTTTAATCAGGACAAATCCTGCCGATGCAGCGTTAATTCAGAAAAATATTCCTGATTTATATCCTTACGGTGATTCTAATACCAAAATTACCGTAATTAAAGATGAAAAAGTAGACTGGGGAAGCTGTATAGTAGAAACAAAAAGCGGAATAATTGATGCCAGATTCTCTACACAACTCCAAATCCTGCAAAAAGCCCTTGAAATTGGCTTATAA
- a CDS encoding flagellar M-ring protein FliF C-terminal domain-containing protein — MDPKALLQNRPALIGIIATIIIVIVLVVVMSSSKGTKDEAEVSPRIKEPIKLLTTSDAGKSLEIQSLLAQKRITVREAGKGSKIELWLYPEDNITEENRDDAITSIVRSGLIDKNVGLEVFDKGDFTSSREDKRIRLSRAINGELARLIKRLPNIKDASVFVSIPKDTIFTSMQQPTTATIQLVVDPVADKLDRNIIKSVINLIMGSVDDLKSENISITDTNGNVYSSVEDTSSNMLDIQEEKDNYMKKKINAQLDRLLGKGNYVVTVSTYLREVPLETAKITYNPQDSSVGNKQKFTEDLGDRSHDRSKMSSAVSSFLPGGLPSPESSQNRNYARNAEEYSYKVGQTQTTEIKRPGILEEISIAVTINQGSMPTDMNAAQLKELIARTANPKASAQNVEIAFADNINPYLANERPVQKPEPENSGNPWWTVAALLAGGLIIGLAFIGGKTKDASSKQQRELDNLLERTINQEKALQEAHQKTNQLQNMQQQMYQTLSTNQQQQPQAAIPDLNNTIQDIQDNIEENLDEKEFVTTLKSWIESSD; from the coding sequence TTGGATCCTAAGGCTTTATTACAAAACAGACCTGCTTTGATAGGTATAATTGCAACAATAATAATCGTTATTGTTCTTGTTGTTGTTATGTCTTCATCAAAAGGGACAAAAGATGAAGCAGAAGTTTCCCCCAGAATTAAAGAACCTATTAAGCTTTTAACAACAAGCGATGCAGGAAAATCCCTTGAAATACAATCACTTTTAGCCCAAAAAAGAATTACTGTAAGAGAAGCCGGAAAAGGTTCAAAAATAGAACTATGGCTTTATCCTGAAGATAATATTACGGAAGAAAACAGGGATGATGCAATTACAAGCATCGTCAGAAGCGGACTTATAGATAAAAATGTCGGTCTTGAAGTTTTTGACAAAGGTGATTTTACTTCTTCAAGAGAAGACAAAAGAATCAGACTTTCAAGAGCAATAAACGGCGAGCTTGCAAGACTTATAAAAAGGCTGCCAAATATAAAAGATGCTTCTGTTTTTGTTTCAATTCCTAAAGATACAATTTTTACTTCTATGCAACAGCCTACTACGGCAACAATTCAGCTTGTAGTCGATCCTGTCGCGGACAAACTTGACAGAAATATCATAAAATCAGTAATCAACCTTATAATGGGAAGTGTTGACGATCTTAAGTCTGAAAATATCTCTATTACAGACACAAACGGAAACGTATATTCAAGCGTTGAAGACACAAGTTCTAATATGCTTGATATACAAGAAGAAAAAGATAACTACATGAAGAAAAAAATAAATGCCCAGCTTGACAGATTGCTTGGAAAAGGCAATTATGTCGTTACTGTAAGCACTTATTTGCGGGAAGTTCCTCTTGAAACAGCTAAAATCACTTACAATCCACAGGATTCATCTGTAGGAAACAAACAAAAATTTACCGAAGACCTCGGCGACAGATCTCATGACAGAAGCAAAATGAGCAGTGCTGTCAGTTCTTTTCTGCCGGGAGGACTTCCTTCTCCTGAATCAAGCCAAAACAGAAACTACGCAAGAAATGCTGAAGAATACAGCTATAAAGTCGGTCAAACTCAGACCACTGAAATTAAAAGACCCGGTATTCTTGAAGAAATATCAATTGCGGTTACAATAAATCAGGGTTCTATGCCTACTGATATGAATGCGGCACAATTAAAAGAACTTATTGCCAGAACGGCTAACCCTAAAGCAAGTGCGCAAAATGTTGAAATCGCATTTGCCGATAATATAAACCCTTATCTGGCAAACGAAAGACCTGTTCAAAAACCTGAGCCTGAAAATTCAGGAAATCCATGGTGGACAGTAGCAGCTTTATTAGCCGGAGGCTTAATAATAGGACTTGCATTCATCGGGGGAAAAACTAAAGATGCCTCTTCCAAACAACAAAGAGAACTTGATAATCTTTTAGAAAGAACTATAAATCAGGAAAAAGCTTTGCAGGAGGCTCATCAAAAAACAAACCAACTCCAAAACATGCAGCAGCAAATGTATCAAACTTTATCAACAAACCAACAGCAACAGCCTCAGGCGGCCATTCCTGATCTTAACAATACAATTCAGGATATACAAGATAATATTGAAGAAAATCTTGATGAAAAAGAGTTTGTAACAACTTTAAAAAGCTGGATAGAAAGTTCAGATTAA
- the fliE gene encoding flagellar hook-basal body complex protein FliE, with protein sequence MRGYVPKLFLQTDISQTRSVTGTSPMRLDPIGNASGVPSFTDVMTGLVKEVDSTVKAPDALLESAMQGNGADIHDVMIAMSKAEVGLNIATQMTTKVIQAYEKIMAIQV encoded by the coding sequence ATGAGAGGATACGTCCCAAAGCTGTTTTTACAAACTGATATCAGTCAAACAAGGTCTGTAACAGGGACTAGCCCTATGCGGCTTGATCCGATAGGCAATGCTTCCGGAGTTCCAAGCTTTACGGATGTTATGACGGGGCTGGTAAAAGAAGTTGACTCCACGGTAAAAGCCCCCGATGCCTTGCTTGAAAGCGCAATGCAAGGGAACGGCGCTGATATTCATGATGTTATGATTGCTATGTCAAAAGCTGAAGTGGGTTTAAACATTGCAACACAAATGACTACAAAAGTAATACAAGCGTATGAGAAAATAATGGCTATTCAGGTGTAG
- a CDS encoding lytic transglycosylase domain-containing protein, protein MFSQSIDKLIQSSSIKSAQERVLQIETILADRINAVSPTLPKINGNQNDVNLPKFSDYMKTTPPQGLKYKVAELPSLSKGQIQEMVTQISEKYKIDNKLVMALIQQESNFNTSAVSKSGAMGLMQLMPSTAKTLGVLNPFSAEQNIEGGVKHLKNMLAKYNGNLILALAAYNAGGGSVDKYGGVPPYKETQNYVKKILANYLG, encoded by the coding sequence ATGTTCAGCCAATCAATCGACAAATTAATACAGAGTTCAAGTATTAAATCAGCTCAAGAAAGAGTTTTGCAAATAGAAACAATTCTTGCCGATAGGATAAACGCTGTTTCTCCAACTTTACCAAAAATTAACGGAAATCAAAATGACGTAAATCTCCCTAAATTTTCTGATTATATGAAAACAACCCCTCCTCAGGGTCTTAAATATAAAGTTGCAGAGCTTCCTTCTCTTTCAAAAGGTCAAATTCAGGAAATGGTAACTCAAATTTCCGAAAAATATAAAATAGACAATAAATTAGTAATGGCTTTAATCCAACAAGAATCAAATTTTAATACTTCTGCTGTTTCAAAATCAGGAGCGATGGGCTTGATGCAGCTAATGCCGTCTACAGCAAAAACACTTGGCGTTTTAAATCCTTTTAGTGCTGAGCAAAACATTGAAGGCGGGGTAAAACATTTAAAAAACATGCTGGCAAAATATAACGGAAATCTTATTCTGGCACTCGCTGCCTACAATGCAGGCGGAGGAAGCGTGGACAAATACGGCGGAGTACCGCCATATAAAGAAACACAGAATTATGTAAAAAAAATTCTGGCAAATTATTTAGGCTAA
- the flgC gene encoding flagellar basal body rod protein FlgC → MGLLDSLNIGEAALNAHGKRLEVYAKNIANIDTPNYVRKIPTLAAMDDISFQGLLSRMKDNVFNTGTLPAAAGGVAFTGVIEDPTPGELMYAPNHPDADKNGYVRRSNVNPMSDMADSILASRAYEANIAVVSITKAMAQKAVEIGR, encoded by the coding sequence ATGGGCTTATTAGATTCATTAAATATAGGTGAAGCGGCTTTAAACGCTCATGGAAAACGTCTTGAAGTATACGCAAAAAACATAGCAAATATAGATACCCCTAATTATGTAAGAAAAATTCCTACATTGGCGGCTATGGATGATATTTCTTTCCAGGGTTTATTAAGCAGAATGAAAGATAATGTTTTTAATACGGGAACTTTACCCGCTGCCGCAGGCGGCGTGGCTTTTACGGGAGTTATTGAAGACCCGACACCCGGAGAACTGATGTACGCACCAAATCATCCTGATGCAGACAAAAATGGCTATGTCAGAAGATCAAACGTAAATCCAATGAGCGATATGGCTGATTCGATACTCGCATCAAGAGCGTATGAAGCTAACATTGCCGTAGTTTCAATTACAAAAGCCATGGCTCAAAAAGCTGTAGAAATAGGAAGATAA
- a CDS encoding flagellar basal body protein: MSFMNGPIDKTNMLLDLITVKQQALSSNIANMNTPGYVRQDVSFEQYIGKLDNPLETKMAKSIGPCPLIEERQGKVNIAEELMAMQKNSLFYSVATRRANSLIQELKTVAQVGK; the protein is encoded by the coding sequence ATGTCTTTCATGAATGGTCCTATCGATAAAACAAATATGCTGCTTGACTTAATCACAGTCAAACAGCAGGCTCTCAGTTCCAACATAGCAAATATGAATACCCCCGGGTATGTTAGACAGGATGTTAGCTTTGAACAGTACATAGGAAAACTTGATAATCCTCTGGAAACAAAAATGGCAAAAAGTATAGGTCCTTGCCCCCTTATTGAAGAAAGACAGGGAAAAGTAAACATAGCGGAAGAACTTATGGCTATGCAAAAAAATTCTTTATTTTATTCCGTAGCCACAAGAAGAGCAAATTCTTTGATTCAGGAACTAAAAACCGTTGCACAAGTAGGAAAGTAG
- a CDS encoding flagellar hook basal-body protein — protein MTTIQGSISKLVTNSNAMFESFGYIATDVANLNTNGFKAQRFETYLNPDGTLEGKMRTDYSKGGLVRTANDLDIGIDGAGFIPVTKKDGTVAYTRDGSFAINSEGYMVTADGCLVADGIKIPANYDKLKIQTDGTVTVLKTNGGAFEKIGKIPLVSFNNPESLKKIEGNKLEPTNDSGKATLIANNTSIKQGTLEKANIDIYSYVNESLKLNGSLIASARLVKVVDEIYRQSINLRQ, from the coding sequence ATGACTACAATTCAAGGTTCAATTTCAAAACTCGTAACAAACTCAAACGCAATGTTTGAGTCATTTGGCTATATTGCAACAGATGTAGCAAACTTAAACACTAACGGATTTAAAGCACAAAGATTCGAAACCTACCTAAATCCGGACGGAACTCTTGAAGGAAAGATGAGAACTGATTACTCAAAAGGCGGTCTTGTAAGAACAGCCAACGATCTTGATATTGGTATTGACGGAGCAGGCTTTATTCCCGTAACAAAGAAAGATGGAACGGTTGCTTATACAAGAGACGGCTCTTTTGCAATAAATTCTGAAGGCTACATGGTTACAGCTGACGGATGCCTTGTTGCAGACGGCATTAAAATTCCTGCAAACTACGACAAACTCAAAATTCAAACCGATGGAACCGTAACTGTTTTAAAAACAAACGGCGGGGCTTTTGAAAAAATCGGAAAAATTCCACTTGTATCTTTCAACAATCCTGAATCATTAAAAAAAATTGAAGGCAATAAACTTGAACCGACAAACGACTCGGGTAAAGCAACTTTAATCGCCAATAATACAAGCATAAAACAAGGAACTCTCGAAAAAGCAAATATTGATATTTATTCATATGTCAATGAAAGCTTGAAACTTAACGGCAGTTTAATCGCCAGTGCAAGACTTGTAAAAGTGGTTGATGAAATATACAGACAATCTATCAACCTGCGTCAATAA
- a CDS encoding flagellar basal body rod C-terminal domain-containing protein: MKLYGGIDLNDGGMISSIRDMYLQTDIMNVINDNIQGFNKVGYQKKVPVVSSFAEFLGSNALSQKTDEEVGRIKITKNPLDLALATEGYFQVLSPNGIKLTRDGRFKMDKNGNILTLQDYKVLSKEGKPLKLSTIPKDIADIKIDKDGVIKYLDKSDLKLHDAGTVSVVSNKGIKLDNPDVKQGYVEESNVALHEELFNIVPVRRNFEANRQSFIIQNDALTKVIQELGRTT, encoded by the coding sequence ATGAAACTTTACGGCGGAATTGACCTGAATGACGGAGGAATGATCTCTTCAATAAGAGATATGTACCTTCAAACAGACATTATGAATGTTATTAACGATAACATTCAAGGCTTTAACAAAGTCGGGTATCAGAAAAAAGTACCCGTTGTTTCATCATTTGCGGAATTTTTAGGCTCAAATGCATTATCTCAAAAAACAGATGAAGAAGTAGGCAGAATTAAAATTACAAAAAATCCCCTTGACCTTGCTTTAGCCACTGAAGGATATTTTCAGGTTTTATCCCCCAACGGAATAAAACTTACAAGAGATGGCAGATTTAAAATGGACAAAAACGGTAATATTCTTACTCTGCAAGATTATAAAGTCCTTTCAAAAGAAGGAAAGCCTTTAAAATTAAGCACTATACCAAAAGATATTGCCGATATAAAAATCGATAAAGACGGTGTGATTAAATACCTTGATAAATCTGATCTTAAACTCCACGATGCCGGAACTGTTTCTGTAGTTTCAAACAAAGGCATAAAACTTGATAATCCCGATGTTAAACAGGGTTATGTAGAAGAATCAAACGTTGCGCTTCATGAAGAACTTTTTAATATAGTGCCGGTAAGGCGTAATTTTGAAGCAAACAGGCAATCATTCATTATACAGAATGATGCTCTTACAAAAGTAATACAAGAATTAGGCAGAACAACTTAA